In one window of Bacteriovorax sp. BAL6_X DNA:
- the rpmC gene encoding 50S ribosomal protein L29 codes for MQKLEYKDISGLSGKEIDAKVVEMRRAIFDINMSKTTSGIEKPHELKLAKKNIAKLLTAKNAKGE; via the coding sequence ATGCAAAAGTTAGAGTACAAAGATATAAGCGGTTTAAGCGGTAAAGAAATTGATGCAAAAGTAGTTGAAATGAGAAGAGCTATCTTTGATATCAACATGTCAAAAACGACAAGTGGAATCGAGAAGCCTCATGAGCTAAAACTTGCAAAAAAGAATATTGCTAAATTATTAACAGCAAAAAATGCTAAAGGTGAGTAA
- the rplW gene encoding 50S ribosomal protein L23: MATLENVLKKPLITEKTSVATDNENRFGFVVDLKANKHQIKNAVEALYDVKVLNVKTNITPGKVKRAGKGVKKTSKFKKAFVQLAEGQKIEFFKGV; the protein is encoded by the coding sequence ATGGCGACGTTAGAAAATGTATTAAAGAAACCACTTATCACTGAAAAGACTTCTGTTGCTACAGATAACGAAAACCGTTTTGGTTTCGTTGTAGATCTTAAGGCAAACAAGCATCAAATTAAGAATGCAGTTGAAGCTCTATATGATGTGAAAGTTTTAAATGTAAAGACAAACATTACTCCAGGTAAAGTTAAAAGAGCTGGTAAGGGTGTTAAAAAGACTAGTAAATTCAAGAAAGCTTTCGTTCAATTAGCGGAAGGTCAAAAGATTGAATTTTTTAAAGGTGTTTAA
- the rplP gene encoding 50S ribosomal protein L16 — protein sequence MLSPKKVKWRKQQKGRMKGKANRGNTITFGEFAIQALSCGYITNRQIEAARIAMTRKIKRGGNVWIKIFPDKVLTKKPAEVRMGKGKGSPDSWVAVVKPGRVMFEIKHIDPELSKQALKLAMYKLPVKTRIISREQQEL from the coding sequence ATGTTAAGTCCAAAGAAAGTAAAGTGGCGTAAGCAGCAGAAAGGAAGAATGAAGGGTAAGGCGAACCGTGGAAATACTATCACGTTCGGTGAATTTGCTATACAAGCCCTATCATGTGGGTATATAACTAACCGTCAAATTGAAGCTGCCCGTATTGCAATGACAAGAAAGATCAAAAGAGGTGGTAATGTTTGGATCAAAATCTTCCCAGATAAGGTCCTTACTAAGAAGCCGGCTGAAGTTCGTATGGGGAAAGGTAAAGGTTCTCCAGATTCTTGGGTTGCAGTAGTAAAACCAGGAAGAGTAATGTTTGAAATCAAGCACATCGATCCTGAGCTAAGTAAACAAGCACTTAAGCTTGCAATGTATAAACTACCTGTAAAGACTAGAATTATTTCTAGAGAGCAGCAGGAACTTTAA
- the rplN gene encoding 50S ribosomal protein L14, translating into MIQMQTKLEVADNSGAKEVKCIKVLGGSKRMNANLGDIIVVAVQQALPGGKIKKGDVKKAVIVRTKYPIRRDDGSYIRFDKNSVVILNNNNEPVGTRIFGPVARELRNKSFTKICSLAPEVL; encoded by the coding sequence ATGATCCAAATGCAAACTAAGTTAGAAGTTGCTGATAACTCTGGAGCTAAAGAAGTAAAGTGTATCAAGGTTCTTGGTGGTTCAAAAAGAATGAACGCGAATCTTGGTGACATTATTGTTGTAGCAGTTCAGCAAGCACTACCAGGTGGAAAAATTAAAAAGGGTGATGTTAAAAAAGCGGTTATCGTTAGAACAAAATACCCTATTAGAAGAGACGATGGTTCATACATCAGATTTGATAAGAACAGCGTTGTAATACTAAATAATAACAATGAACCAGTAGGGACACGTATTTTTGGTCCTGTTGCGAGAGAGTTAAGAAACAAGAGCTTTACGAAGATCTGTTCTTTAGCGCCAGAAGTTCTTTAA
- the rpsQ gene encoding 30S ribosomal protein S17 produces the protein MSTNTFKRKLDGVVVSVKNENTVVVNVARRFKHPVYSKFVTKTKKYHAHNVSLEANLGDNVTIIESKPYSKLKKWELLKVNK, from the coding sequence ATGAGTACAAATACGTTTAAGAGAAAGCTAGATGGTGTAGTTGTTTCTGTAAAGAATGAAAACACAGTTGTTGTGAATGTTGCTAGACGTTTCAAGCACCCTGTTTACAGCAAATTCGTTACAAAAACTAAAAAGTACCACGCTCATAACGTAAGTTTAGAAGCGAATCTAGGTGACAATGTAACAATTATTGAAAGTAAACCTTATTCAAAACTCAAAAAGTGGGAACTGTTAAAGGTAAATAAGTAG
- the rplC gene encoding 50S ribosomal protein L3 translates to MTEETQAVETTATVSLNTIYGVKAGMTRIFDEAGNHVPVTVIKLIPNKVTQVKTLDKDGYEAYQVGYYEKREKLVNKPTQGHLKAANVENNFVKFAEVRTEGVDAANLGKDLSLESFEASTYVDVTGTSKGKGFQGQMKRHNFKGGPATHGSKFHRRGGSIGNRATPGKVWKNKRMPGHMGCDTKTIQNIKVVEVNQDKGYMLLKGSVPGSKNGFVRIAKALKK, encoded by the coding sequence ATGACAGAAGAAACTCAAGCAGTTGAGACTACTGCTACTGTATCGCTTAACACTATCTATGGTGTAAAAGCTGGTATGACAAGAATCTTTGATGAAGCTGGGAACCACGTTCCAGTAACAGTTATCAAACTAATCCCTAACAAAGTTACACAAGTTAAAACTTTAGACAAAGACGGTTACGAAGCTTACCAAGTAGGTTACTACGAAAAAAGAGAGAAGCTTGTTAATAAGCCAACTCAAGGTCACCTAAAAGCTGCTAACGTTGAAAATAACTTTGTAAAATTTGCAGAAGTTAGAACAGAAGGCGTTGATGCTGCTAACTTAGGTAAAGATCTATCTCTAGAGTCATTTGAAGCTTCTACATATGTTGATGTAACAGGAACATCTAAAGGTAAAGGTTTCCAAGGTCAGATGAAGCGTCACAACTTCAAAGGTGGACCTGCTACTCACGGTTCGAAATTCCACAGACGTGGTGGTTCGATCGGTAACAGAGCTACTCCTGGTAAAGTTTGGAAGAACAAAAGAATGCCTGGTCACATGGGTTGTGACACAAAAACAATCCAAAACATCAAGGTTGTTGAAGTTAATCAAGATAAAGGATACATGCTACTTAAGGGATCAGTTCCTGGTTCAAAAAATGGTTTTGTAAGAATCGCAAAAGCACTTAAGAAGTAA
- the rpsS gene encoding 30S ribosomal protein S19, whose protein sequence is MARSLKKGPFVDISLMKKALQMQEEGNKGNKVIKTWSRRSTIVPEFIGLTFAVHNGKKFIPVYVTDNMIGHKLGEFALTRTYFGHGADKKAKKR, encoded by the coding sequence ATGGCCCGTTCATTAAAAAAAGGTCCATTTGTTGATATTAGCTTAATGAAAAAAGCTCTACAAATGCAAGAAGAAGGTAACAAAGGTAACAAAGTGATCAAGACATGGTCTAGAAGATCGACAATTGTTCCTGAGTTCATCGGACTTACTTTTGCCGTTCACAACGGTAAGAAATTCATACCGGTTTATGTAACTGATAATATGATTGGACATAAATTAGGTGAATTTGCACTAACTAGAACATACTTTGGTCACGGTGCAGATAAAAAAGCTAAGAAAAGATAG
- the rpsJ gene encoding 30S ribosomal protein S10 gives MKASKLRIKLRAYDHKLLDSSVDEIVQTAKETGARVAGPIPLPTEINKFTVLRGPHKDKKSREQFEMRTHKRLIDIVDPTQQTVDSLMKLDLSAGVDVEIKY, from the coding sequence ATGAAAGCTTCTAAGTTAAGAATTAAATTACGCGCATATGATCACAAGCTTCTAGATAGCTCAGTTGATGAGATCGTACAAACAGCTAAAGAGACAGGCGCAAGAGTAGCGGGTCCAATCCCATTACCAACTGAAATTAACAAGTTTACAGTTCTTAGAGGGCCTCACAAAGATAAAAAATCTCGTGAGCAGTTCGAAATGAGAACACACAAAAGACTAATTGATATTGTAGATCCAACTCAGCAAACTGTTGATAGCCTAATGAAGTTAGATCTATCAGCTGGTGTTGACGTAGAGATCAAGTACTAG
- the rplX gene encoding 50S ribosomal protein L24 — MQKLKVNDNVVVLTGKDRGKTGEVKKINFKTKVVYVGGVNLVKKAIKPTQENPAGGIVDIEAPLNISNVAVVSPKTKKATRVRIEEKDGKKVRVAVSCGSVLS; from the coding sequence ATGCAAAAGCTAAAAGTTAATGATAATGTTGTAGTTTTAACAGGTAAAGACAGAGGCAAAACTGGTGAAGTTAAGAAAATTAACTTCAAGACCAAAGTTGTTTATGTTGGTGGTGTTAATCTAGTAAAAAAAGCAATTAAACCAACTCAAGAGAACCCAGCTGGTGGTATCGTAGACATCGAAGCACCTCTTAACATCTCAAATGTTGCTGTTGTTAGCCCAAAAACAAAAAAGGCTACAAGAGTAAGGATTGAAGAAAAAGATGGTAAGAAGGTTAGAGTCGCTGTGTCTTGTGGATCAGTACTGAGTTAA
- the rplD gene encoding 50S ribosomal protein L4 yields the protein MSDVTVLNAKLEEAGKLTTNVSLTAEDINVAAVHQVVKATLAGRRQGNACVKGRSDVSGGGAKPFKQKGTGRARQGSIRSSLMVGGGTVHGPSPRSYVQKVNKKMAKVAIQSVLADKLQAGKLTVVDTIESTGKTKDMYALLNGKGLLPALVVTADKNSPALRAVKNLQWGKGMAVEGFSVYEAVKFENLVIEKSALETLLSKLV from the coding sequence ATGAGTGATGTAACAGTATTAAATGCAAAATTAGAAGAAGCAGGAAAGCTTACTACAAACGTAAGTCTTACTGCTGAAGATATTAACGTAGCGGCTGTACACCAAGTTGTTAAGGCTACTCTAGCGGGAAGAAGACAAGGTAATGCTTGTGTTAAAGGTCGTTCAGATGTTAGCGGTGGTGGAGCTAAGCCTTTTAAGCAAAAAGGTACAGGTAGAGCTAGACAAGGTTCAATTAGATCGTCTCTTATGGTAGGCGGGGGAACTGTTCACGGTCCAAGCCCTAGAAGCTATGTTCAAAAAGTTAACAAGAAAATGGCAAAGGTTGCAATTCAATCTGTACTTGCTGACAAACTCCAAGCTGGAAAGTTGACAGTAGTAGATACAATTGAATCAACTGGAAAAACTAAAGATATGTACGCTCTATTAAATGGTAAGGGTTTACTTCCTGCTTTAGTAGTAACTGCTGATAAAAACTCACCAGCTCTTAGAGCAGTGAAGAACTTACAGTGGGGTAAAGGGATGGCCGTAGAAGGTTTCTCTGTATACGAAGCAGTAAAATTTGAAAACCTAGTTATCGAAAAGAGTGCATTAGAAACCCTATTAAGTAAGTTGGTGTAG
- the rplV gene encoding 50S ribosomal protein L22, whose translation MAITVRNSRVGIAPRKVRQVCDLIRKKKASEALRILRFQEKKEIALVLTKLINSGLAIAADSEKYDLDNLVIGTIKADEGPTLKRIQPRAQGRAFRIRKRTSHITVELKEA comes from the coding sequence ATGGCCATTACAGTTAGAAACAGTAGAGTTGGTATCGCACCAAGAAAAGTAAGACAGGTTTGCGATCTAATCAGAAAGAAGAAAGCTTCTGAGGCGCTTAGAATCTTACGCTTCCAAGAGAAGAAAGAAATTGCACTTGTTTTAACAAAATTAATTAATAGTGGATTAGCTATCGCAGCTGATTCTGAAAAGTATGACTTAGATAACCTAGTTATCGGTACGATTAAAGCTGACGAAGGTCCAACTTTAAAACGTATTCAGCCAAGAGCTCAAGGTCGTGCGTTCAGAATTAGAAAAAGAACTAGTCACATAACAGTAGAACTAAAAGAAGCATAG
- the rplB gene encoding 50S ribosomal protein L2, translating to MGIKRFKPTTPSLRKMQVVNSDELTKGVKPVKGLTAVKKNFAGRNNAGRITVRHRGGGVKRRYRIIDFKRNKTDIPATVQAISYDPNRTCNIALIAYLDGEKSYILAPLGLKVGDKVIASADADIKVGNAKKLKDIPVGTLVHNVEMYPGAGGQLARSAGSYVQIMAKEGKFALLRMPSGELRKVEVSCVATIGQVGNLDHEKRNIGKAGRKRKLGFRPTVRGVAMNPVDHPHGGGEGRTSGGRHPVSPWGTPAKGYKTRTNKRTDKFIVKRRK from the coding sequence ATGGGTATTAAAAGATTTAAACCAACAACTCCTTCACTAAGAAAGATGCAAGTCGTAAATAGTGATGAGTTAACAAAAGGTGTAAAGCCAGTTAAAGGCCTTACAGCTGTTAAGAAAAATTTTGCAGGTAGAAATAACGCTGGTCGCATCACTGTTAGACACAGAGGTGGCGGTGTTAAGAGAAGATACAGAATTATCGATTTCAAAAGAAATAAAACAGATATCCCTGCAACTGTTCAAGCGATCTCTTATGATCCAAACAGAACTTGTAATATTGCACTTATCGCATACCTAGATGGTGAGAAAAGCTACATTTTAGCTCCTCTTGGTCTAAAGGTTGGAGATAAGGTAATCGCGTCTGCAGATGCAGATATTAAAGTAGGAAATGCTAAGAAGCTTAAGGACATTCCAGTAGGTACTCTTGTACACAATGTTGAAATGTATCCTGGAGCTGGTGGTCAGCTAGCACGTTCTGCAGGTTCTTACGTTCAAATTATGGCAAAAGAGGGTAAATTCGCACTTCTTAGAATGCCATCAGGTGAACTTAGAAAAGTTGAAGTTAGTTGTGTAGCTACAATTGGTCAGGTTGGTAATCTTGATCATGAGAAACGTAACATTGGTAAAGCTGGTCGTAAAAGAAAGCTTGGTTTTAGACCAACTGTTCGTGGTGTTGCTATGAACCCAGTTGATCACCCACACGGTGGTGGTGAAGGTAGAACTTCAGGTGGACGTCATCCAGTTTCACCATGGGGAACACCAGCTAAGGGTTACAAGACAAGAACTAATAAGAGAACTGATAAGTTCATCGTTAAGAGAAGAAAGTAG
- the rpsC gene encoding 30S ribosomal protein S3, which translates to MGQKVHPYGFRLGYIKSWHSNWFANDREYGETLHEDLAIRNYIEKNMKNASVANIELSRTSNQVKVTVYTAKPGVAIGKKGAGIEKIRNDLKKLTKGTLIFNIAEVKRPDAEAKLIAENIAGQLEKRVAFRRAMKKVMQSAFRAGVKGIRVRTAGRLGGAEMARAEGYTERKVPLHTLRADIDYNTAEAHTTYGVIGVKVWVYKGEIYK; encoded by the coding sequence ATGGGACAAAAAGTACATCCATACGGTTTTAGATTAGGTTATATTAAGTCATGGCATTCAAACTGGTTTGCTAACGATAGAGAATACGGTGAGACTCTTCACGAAGATCTAGCGATTAGAAACTATATTGAAAAGAACATGAAAAATGCTTCTGTAGCTAATATCGAATTATCAAGAACTTCAAACCAGGTTAAGGTTACTGTTTATACAGCTAAGCCAGGTGTTGCTATTGGTAAAAAAGGTGCAGGAATTGAGAAAATTAGAAACGACCTTAAGAAACTAACTAAAGGTACACTAATCTTCAATATCGCAGAAGTTAAGAGACCAGATGCAGAAGCTAAGTTAATTGCGGAAAACATTGCAGGTCAGCTTGAAAAACGTGTAGCTTTCAGAAGAGCAATGAAGAAAGTTATGCAGTCAGCATTCAGAGCTGGTGTTAAAGGTATCCGTGTTAGAACAGCAGGACGTCTTGGCGGAGCTGAGATGGCAAGAGCTGAAGGTTATACAGAAAGAAAAGTTCCACTACATACTCTTAGAGCAGACATTGATTACAATACTGCTGAAGCTCACACTACATACGGTGTTATCGGTGTAAAAGTTTGGGTTTACAAAGGTGAGATCTATAAGTAG